CCGCGGCTTCCGGATTGTACATCGCCTCCTTGCCGGAGATGCCCTTCATCATGGTGGGCGCAAAGGTGGTCATCGGCATGACGGGCACGCGTTCGATGGCATCGTCAATCCTGAAGGCCGCAGCCAAAAGACCCGTACGCTCCTGATAGGCGCTTTTGGCCTCCTCGCTGGCAAATTCGATTCCCTCGCCGGATATCCACTTATCCAGAAAGGCGTCCTGTTTTTTCCTGACTTCGTTCATATCTGACATAACATTCCTCCAATGATGCTTTTGCGGTTATCGGTAGAACTACGCAGCCACCCAGGACTTGCTCTGGTTGACACCGGCGACGGCATCCGTAACCCAGGCATCCGCCCCGACGTAGTCGCATACATGCTGATCCATCTGGGCGCCTCCGATGATGACCTTGTAATCGTTCCTGACACCTTCGTCTTTCAGCTTGTCCACAAGGGCTTTCATCGGGTCGAAGGCCAGGGTCAAGAGTCCGCTGAGGCCGATTACATTGGGTTTGAACTCCTTGGCTGCATCGACGATCTTCTGAAGGGGTACGTCAACGCCCAGGTCCATGACCTCGAAGCCGTTCAAGTCCAGCATCATGCCCATGATGTTCTTGCCGATATCGTGAATGTCTCCTTGGATGGTGGCGATGAGGAACTTGCCGATTTTCCCGGCACCTTCGCCTTCGGCGCCGTCCTTGAGATGGGGTTTGATCAGTGCTGCACCCGCCTTCATCATCTCGCCGGCCATGATCAGCTCCGGCACGAAATAAAGGTTTTGTTCGAAACGTTTGCCGATTTCTTCCATGGCAGCCTGGTAGGCCCTGAAAATTTCAACTGGACTTTCTCCTGCGTCCAGGTACTTTTGGGTTAGTTCGAGGGCTTTATCCTCGTTCATGTCCGCCATGGCATCTGTCAAATCTTTCATGATTCCCTCCTGTTATTCAGGTTTTTTAGGTCCTATCTTTCCGGCCCGGAAGGCGCGGTTGAAATTCATGCAGAACTTGTCGCGGCCCATCAGCATTTCCGCGGTCATGATGGCTTCGTTTAACTCTCTGTCATTGGGGTTGATGAT
This window of the uncultured Desulfosarcina sp. genome carries:
- a CDS encoding cobalamin-dependent protein (Presence of a B(12) (cobalamin)-binding domain implies dependence on cobalamin itself, in one of its several forms, or in some unusual lineages, dependence on a cobalamin-like analog.) — protein: MKDLTDAMADMNEDKALELTQKYLDAGESPVEIFRAYQAAMEEIGKRFEQNLYFVPELIMAGEMMKAGAALIKPHLKDGAEGEGAGKIGKFLIATIQGDIHDIGKNIMGMMLDLNGFEVMDLGVDVPLQKIVDAAKEFKPNVIGLSGLLTLAFDPMKALVDKLKDEGVRNDYKVIIGGAQMDQHVCDYVGADAWVTDAVAGVNQSKSWVAA